From the genome of Leptotrichia sp. HSP-342:
ATAAATTTTACCACAATTTTTATATATTTCAAAATTTTAAAATAAAAACTAATTTCTGTTTATGAATACCTTTTGAATTTATTCCACAACAGTTAAAAACTCCAATTTTCTTACTTTCATTACAACAAGATTATCAACTGTATCCTCCTCTTTATTTTTCCCTTTCGGACTTACTGTATCAATAGTTTTTATAACTTTCTTCATCTCAAATTTTTCATTTAATTCTGCCTGCTCTTTCTGTGCATTTTCCAAAAAGTACAGTTCAAAATGATTTCTTATTTCAAAAATTCTCTGAATTTTGTATTTTTCAGCAAATAATTTTAATTTAATGCTTAAAATAAATTTTTTCATCTGTTCTGGAATTTTCCCAAATCTATCTCTAATTTCATCAAGCAAATCAGTTAATTCGCTATCTGTTTCCAGCATTGCAAAACGTTTATAGATATTTAGCCTTTCATCTTTTTCAATATATGTTTCAGGAATGAATCCTCTTTCATCCAGAATAATTTCCACATTTTCAATTTTTTCAACAAACTCGCCCTTTTGCCTACGAATTTCCTCATTTAGCATTTTTATATATAAATCATATCCAAAAGTTTCAATCGTTCCGTGCTGCTTGTCTCCCAAAATTTCCCCAGCGCCACGTATTTTCAAGTCTTCCATCGAAATTTGAAAACCTCCTGATTTTATCCCTTCCACTTTTAGCATGCTTTCTTCCTTTTGCCGCCCCTGCTTTGTAATATTTCTCGTTTTTAATAAATAACAGTATCCTTGCCTGTTGCTACGCCCTACACGCCCCTTCAGCTGATACACCTGCGATAAGCCTAAACCAGTAAAGTTTTCAATCAAAATAGTGTTGGCATTTCCCACATCAATTCCATTTTCAATAATTGTTGAAGCAATCAGAATGTCAAATTGCCCATTTTCAAAACGCAACAACTTATCCTTAATTTCCTTTGGCGGAAGCTGTCCATTTATAAATTCGATTTTTACAAAGTCTGGAAGCATTTCCTTCAGTTCCTTCAATTTTTCCTTCATATTTTTTACATCATTATAAATATAGAAAACTTGCCCATCACGTGACAGTTCACGCAGTATCGCCATTTTTATTGTTTCCTCATCCCAATCCAGAATTTCTGTTATAATAGGAAGTCTGTTCGTTGGCGGAGTGTCAATTATGGAAATTTCACGGATTCCAAGCATCGCAAGGTTTAGAGTACGTGGAATCGGAGTCGCAGTTAATGTCAGCACATCCAGCTTTTCCCTTTGGGATTTCAGCTTCTCTTTAGCCTTTACGCCAAATTTCTGCTCTTCATCAATAATTAAAAGTCCTAAGTTCTTAAACTGCACATCATCGCTCAAAAGCCTGTGAGTTCCAATAACCAAGTCAATGATTCCACTTTTCAGATTTTTTAAAATGTCCTTGGATTTACTTTTCGTAAGCCGTGATAAATTCTCAATCGTAATCGGATAATTTTCAAATCTTCTTTTAAATCGTTCAAAATGCTGTTCTGCAAGCACCGTAGTCGGAGCCACCATAACAACTTGCTTTCCATTGTCAATCGCTTTAAATGCGGCTCTCATCGCAACTTCCGTTTTCCCGTATCCAACATCTCCACAGACAATCCTGTCCATTATTTGTGGACTTTCCATATCCTTTTTCACGTCATTTATTGCATTTTTCTGATCCTCGGTTTCCTCAAATGGAAAATTCGCTTCAAATTCCTCCTGCCACACAGTATCCTTCTGATAGACAAAACCGTTCTGGCTTTGCCGTCTTGCCTGTATTTTGATAAGTTCCGCCGCAAATTTCTGAATATCCTCTTCAATTTTCTTCCTTTTCCGCTTGAATCCACGTGTCCCCAGCCTGAATAACTGTGGCTCTGTATCATT
Proteins encoded in this window:
- the mfd gene encoding transcription-repair coupling factor, with translation MNFNLSFLDKIEKLKDKKIDILQSENNFYRGAIPWFLLCSKKKKIIYISTSNRNLENYHAMLENYYEMSEKQKDILMKKSKTGKKNSKENINKLEDKKIIDIFENISQNKEDITGINIRLLDILKNQEKFILFVNLQITLDIFFEKVKFFSFEIGKEYSFTKIVEFLVENGYENSYLIEKKGQYSRRGDILDIFPPDLENPVRLEFFGDELESIRVFDIDSQISVEKMEEIKVFGNLLSGNNYELIELIDELKAEDVTIVIENEELLDYKMEEFILLDRSREETYRKRYENLKKKSIFVQTKNFSQEQIETFRDKNRLEKLSKIEDIYIFTNNYEKKMAEFGQILTEKENNLEIEKYELFEGFIFNDNSENLDTKNRKNNFIVLTDRELDGYIYERKKKTAKAIKYKKVNQIIEGDYVIHVQYGVGIYKGIQTMDERDYLKIKYADEDILYIPVEKLDRLEKYVSNDTEPQLFRLGTRGFKRKRKKIEEDIQKFAAELIKIQARRQSQNGFVYQKDTVWQEEFEANFPFEETEDQKNAINDVKKDMESPQIMDRIVCGDVGYGKTEVAMRAAFKAIDNGKQVVMVAPTTVLAEQHFERFKRRFENYPITIENLSRLTKSKSKDILKNLKSGIIDLVIGTHRLLSDDVQFKNLGLLIIDEEQKFGVKAKEKLKSQREKLDVLTLTATPIPRTLNLAMLGIREISIIDTPPTNRLPIITEILDWDEETIKMAILRELSRDGQVFYIYNDVKNMKEKLKELKEMLPDFVKIEFINGQLPPKEIKDKLLRFENGQFDILIASTIIENGIDVGNANTILIENFTGLGLSQVYQLKGRVGRSNRQGYCYLLKTRNITKQGRQKEESMLKVEGIKSGGFQISMEDLKIRGAGEILGDKQHGTIETFGYDLYIKMLNEEIRRQKGEFVEKIENVEIILDERGFIPETYIEKDERLNIYKRFAMLETDSELTDLLDEIRDRFGKIPEQMKKFILSIKLKLFAEKYKIQRIFEIRNHFELYFLENAQKEQAELNEKFEMKKVIKTIDTVSPKGKNKEEDTVDNLVVMKVRKLEFLTVVE